A window of Nicotiana tabacum cultivar K326 chromosome 24, ASM71507v2, whole genome shotgun sequence contains these coding sequences:
- the LOC107781950 gene encoding protein trichome birefringence-like 2 isoform X1 — translation MDLKKLSFSDQFSYLGSSPRWKVVVSGFGLFLASSFIFLCILLLNYSFKSPFLSPVFSGFSYSDNSTLISWPFSSSSNVSTTSVSFSSKGSHHSLVVNGTIEGSIHEGNLSQIVKNGNLNVEESGITKKSHELNGSQVDGSGNFSNFSGKGTVLGEKGEVWGNTHVGNFFENVKNGSFVVQESGIPKNTPQLNGTHIDGDITFSNFSGASDSGSVNSNVGTPTYVEDVGSNGERKKVAVTEGKGGVSVEQFGGIGSNDGKSLTGRGKDFYGDCDIFDGEWVRDDTKPHYPPGSCPIIDRDFDCHLNKRPDDGYIKWRWQPYACDIPSLNATDFLERLRGQKLVFVGDSLNRNMWESLVCILRHSIREKKRVYEISGRHEFKKKGFYAFRFEDYNCSVDFVSSPFLVRQSAFKGKNGPFETLRLDLMEKTTSMYSDADIIIFNTGHWWTHEKTSRGEDYYQEGNHVHARLKVLEAYKRALSTWARWVDKNLDGSRTQIIFRGYSATHFRGGPWNSGGQCHKETEPIFKKAYLKKYPSKMKVLHHVLHNMTTPVIYMNISRLTDYRKDGHPSIYRKEYKTVEEQMAGVHAQDCSHWCLPGVPDTWNELLYASLLKSRKGLWKN, via the exons ATGGACTTAAAGAAACTTTcattttctgatcaattttcttacTTGGGTTCTTCTCCAAGATGGAAGGTAGTTGTTTCTGGCTTTGGTTTGTTTCTTGcgtcttctttcattttcctttgtATTTTACTGTTGAATTATTCCTTCAAGTCTCCATTTTTAAGCCCTGTTTTTAGTGGTTTTAGTTATAGTGATAATAGTACCCTCATTTCTTGGCCATTCTCTTCTTCTAGTAATGTTAGTACTACTAGTGTTAGTTTTAGTTCTAAGGGTTCTCATCATTCTTTAGTAGTGAATGGAACAATTGAAGGAAGCATACATGAAGGGAACTTGTCTCAGATTGTGAAAAATGGAAATCTTAATGTTGAAGAATCAGGGATTACTAAGAAAAGTCATGAATTAAATGGTTCTCAAGTTGATGGAAGtgggaatttttccaatttttctggGAAAGGAACAGTTTTGGGGGAAAAGGGGGAAGTTTGGGGAAATACCCATGTGGGGAATTTCTTTGAGAATGTGAAAAATGGAAGTTTTGTTGTTCAAGAATCAGGGATTCCCAAGAATACCCCTCAATTGAATGGGACACACATTGATGGAGATATAACATTTTCCAATTTTTCTGGTGCTAGTGATAGTGGTTCTGTAAATAGTAATGTGGGCACTCCTACTTATGTTGAGGATGTTGGATCAAATGGTGAAAGAAAAAAAGTTGCAGTGACTGAAGGTAAAGGGGGTGTATCTGTGGAGCAGTTTGGTGGAATTGGTTCAAATGATGGAAAATCATTGACTGGACGCGGCAAGGACTTTTATGGGGATTGTGATATATTTGATGGCGAATGGGTTAGAGATGACACGAAGCCACATTATCCTCCAGGTTCTTGTCCTATTATTGATAGAGATTTTGATTGTCACCTTAATAAGAGGCCAGATGATGGGTATATCAAGTGGAGATGGCAGCCATATGCATGTGATATACCGAG CCTCAATGCAACTGATTTTCTGGAGAGATTGAGAGGGCAAAAGCTTGTTTTCGTGGGGGATTCTTTGAATAGGAACATGTGGGAGTCCCTTGTTTGCATTCTTCGCCACAGTATCCGAGAAAAAAAGCGAGTTTATGAGATATCAGGGAGGCATGAATTCAAAAAGAAGGGCTTCTATGCATTCAGATTTGAG GATTATAACTGTTCTGTGGACTTTGTTAGCTCACCGTTTCTCGTCAGACAATCAGCTTTTAAGGGAAAGAATGGTCCTTTCGAGACACTAAGATTGGATTTGATGGAAAAGACTACTTCAATGTATAGTGACGCTGATATAATAATCTTCAACACTGGTCATTGGTGGACTCATGAGAAAACCTCCAGAGG GGAAGATTACTACCAGGAAGGTAATCATGTGCATGCTAGGCTCAAGGTTTTAGAGGCGTACAAGAGAGCGCTTTCCACTTGGGCAAGATGGGTGGATAAGAACCTTGATGGAAGCAGAACTCAAATTATTTTTAGAGGATATTCCGCCACTCACTTCAG GGGAGGTCCATGGAACTCAGGCGGGCAGTGCCATAAAGAAACGGAACCAATATTCAAGAAGGCTTATTTAAAAAAGTACCCTTCAAAGATGAAAGTCCTACATCACGTGCTTCATAATATGACGACCCCTGTCATCTATATGAACATTAGTAGGCTCACAGACTATAGAAAAGATGGTCACCCGTCGATATACAGAAAGGAGTATAAGACAGTAGAAGAACAAATGGCGGGAGTGCACGCTCAGGATTGCAGTCATTGGTGCCTACCAGGAGTACCGGACACTTGGAACGAGCTGTTATATGCATCTCTCCTGAAGAGCAGAAAAGGTTTGTGGAAAAACTGA
- the LOC107781950 gene encoding protein trichome birefringence-like 2 isoform X2, which yields MEVVNGTIEGSIHEGNLSQIVKNGNLNVEESGITKKSHELNGSQVDGSGNFSNFSGKGTVLGEKGEVWGNTHVGNFFENVKNGSFVVQESGIPKNTPQLNGTHIDGDITFSNFSGASDSGSVNSNVGTPTYVEDVGSNGERKKVAVTEGKGGVSVEQFGGIGSNDGKSLTGRGKDFYGDCDIFDGEWVRDDTKPHYPPGSCPIIDRDFDCHLNKRPDDGYIKWRWQPYACDIPSLNATDFLERLRGQKLVFVGDSLNRNMWESLVCILRHSIREKKRVYEISGRHEFKKKGFYAFRFEDYNCSVDFVSSPFLVRQSAFKGKNGPFETLRLDLMEKTTSMYSDADIIIFNTGHWWTHEKTSRGEDYYQEGNHVHARLKVLEAYKRALSTWARWVDKNLDGSRTQIIFRGYSATHFRGGPWNSGGQCHKETEPIFKKAYLKKYPSKMKVLHHVLHNMTTPVIYMNISRLTDYRKDGHPSIYRKEYKTVEEQMAGVHAQDCSHWCLPGVPDTWNELLYASLLKSRKGLWKN from the exons ATGGAAG TAGTGAATGGAACAATTGAAGGAAGCATACATGAAGGGAACTTGTCTCAGATTGTGAAAAATGGAAATCTTAATGTTGAAGAATCAGGGATTACTAAGAAAAGTCATGAATTAAATGGTTCTCAAGTTGATGGAAGtgggaatttttccaatttttctggGAAAGGAACAGTTTTGGGGGAAAAGGGGGAAGTTTGGGGAAATACCCATGTGGGGAATTTCTTTGAGAATGTGAAAAATGGAAGTTTTGTTGTTCAAGAATCAGGGATTCCCAAGAATACCCCTCAATTGAATGGGACACACATTGATGGAGATATAACATTTTCCAATTTTTCTGGTGCTAGTGATAGTGGTTCTGTAAATAGTAATGTGGGCACTCCTACTTATGTTGAGGATGTTGGATCAAATGGTGAAAGAAAAAAAGTTGCAGTGACTGAAGGTAAAGGGGGTGTATCTGTGGAGCAGTTTGGTGGAATTGGTTCAAATGATGGAAAATCATTGACTGGACGCGGCAAGGACTTTTATGGGGATTGTGATATATTTGATGGCGAATGGGTTAGAGATGACACGAAGCCACATTATCCTCCAGGTTCTTGTCCTATTATTGATAGAGATTTTGATTGTCACCTTAATAAGAGGCCAGATGATGGGTATATCAAGTGGAGATGGCAGCCATATGCATGTGATATACCGAG CCTCAATGCAACTGATTTTCTGGAGAGATTGAGAGGGCAAAAGCTTGTTTTCGTGGGGGATTCTTTGAATAGGAACATGTGGGAGTCCCTTGTTTGCATTCTTCGCCACAGTATCCGAGAAAAAAAGCGAGTTTATGAGATATCAGGGAGGCATGAATTCAAAAAGAAGGGCTTCTATGCATTCAGATTTGAG GATTATAACTGTTCTGTGGACTTTGTTAGCTCACCGTTTCTCGTCAGACAATCAGCTTTTAAGGGAAAGAATGGTCCTTTCGAGACACTAAGATTGGATTTGATGGAAAAGACTACTTCAATGTATAGTGACGCTGATATAATAATCTTCAACACTGGTCATTGGTGGACTCATGAGAAAACCTCCAGAGG GGAAGATTACTACCAGGAAGGTAATCATGTGCATGCTAGGCTCAAGGTTTTAGAGGCGTACAAGAGAGCGCTTTCCACTTGGGCAAGATGGGTGGATAAGAACCTTGATGGAAGCAGAACTCAAATTATTTTTAGAGGATATTCCGCCACTCACTTCAG GGGAGGTCCATGGAACTCAGGCGGGCAGTGCCATAAAGAAACGGAACCAATATTCAAGAAGGCTTATTTAAAAAAGTACCCTTCAAAGATGAAAGTCCTACATCACGTGCTTCATAATATGACGACCCCTGTCATCTATATGAACATTAGTAGGCTCACAGACTATAGAAAAGATGGTCACCCGTCGATATACAGAAAGGAGTATAAGACAGTAGAAGAACAAATGGCGGGAGTGCACGCTCAGGATTGCAGTCATTGGTGCCTACCAGGAGTACCGGACACTTGGAACGAGCTGTTATATGCATCTCTCCTGAAGAGCAGAAAAGGTTTGTGGAAAAACTGA